From a single Micromonospora sp. WMMD1102 genomic region:
- a CDS encoding ABC transporter permease encodes MFRYIVRRLLQMVLAFFGTTLIVYALMFAGQGDPIQALAGERPVSAAQRAYLTEKFNLDQTGVGGFFYRYFDYVGNLLRGDLGDSLTGRDIGDMLAQAWPVTVKLALIGLLVAILVGVTAGVIAGLRRGGIFDNATLALTLLVLGIPTIVLAPLAQYFLGVKLPIFPPTAGADPSLHALLLPGIVLGSLSLATALRLTRTSVAENLRSDYVRTARAKGLPVRRIVTVHVLRNSLIPVITFLGVELGNLMSGAIITEGVFNIPGVGFNLFRGIRTEDGPLVVGLVSVLVVVYLVSNLVVDVLYAVLDPRIRYE; translated from the coding sequence ATGTTCCGCTACATCGTGCGGCGCCTGCTCCAGATGGTCCTGGCGTTCTTCGGGACCACTCTGATCGTCTACGCGCTGATGTTCGCCGGACAGGGTGACCCGATCCAGGCACTCGCGGGCGAACGCCCGGTCAGCGCGGCGCAGCGGGCGTACCTGACCGAGAAGTTCAACCTGGACCAGACCGGCGTCGGCGGCTTCTTCTACCGCTACTTCGACTACGTCGGCAACCTGCTCCGGGGCGACCTCGGCGACTCGCTCACCGGGCGGGACATCGGCGACATGCTGGCCCAGGCCTGGCCGGTGACGGTAAAGCTCGCGCTCATCGGGCTGCTGGTGGCGATCCTGGTCGGCGTCACCGCCGGGGTGATCGCCGGGCTCCGCCGGGGCGGCATCTTCGACAACGCCACCCTGGCGCTGACCCTGCTGGTGCTGGGCATCCCGACGATCGTGCTGGCGCCGCTGGCCCAGTACTTCCTCGGTGTCAAGCTGCCGATCTTCCCGCCGACCGCCGGCGCCGATCCCAGCCTGCACGCCCTGCTGCTGCCCGGCATCGTGCTCGGCTCGCTGTCGCTGGCCACCGCGCTGCGACTGACCCGTACCTCGGTGGCCGAGAACCTGCGCTCCGACTACGTACGCACCGCCAGGGCCAAGGGGCTGCCGGTGCGGCGGATCGTCACCGTGCACGTACTCCGGAACTCGCTGATCCCGGTGATCACCTTCCTCGGCGTCGAACTCGGCAACCTGATGAGCGGCGCGATCATCACCGAGGGCGTCTTCAACATCCCGGGCGTCGGGTTCAACCTCTTCCGCGGCATCAGGACCGAGGACGGCCCGCTGGTGGTCGGCCTGGTCAGCGTGCTGGTCGTGGTCTATCTGGTGTCGAACCTCGTGGTGGACGTCCTCTACGCCGTCCTCGACCCCCGCATCCGGTACGAGTGA
- a CDS encoding ABC transporter permease — protein sequence MSELESVTATELGDGNRAGSTDPAARPRSLAGDAWRDLRRNPIFWISLVLVLTVTAMAAFPGLFTANDPHDCTLARQHAGPGGGAPLGYDFQGCDVYARAVFGARASLLVGALSALVTGLIAITVGMLAGYFGRWVDATLSRVVDVVLGIPLLLAAIVLLKRIGSDDPNVRIIAVIFVLAVLGWTTAARVIRSSVISAKQQDYVAAARMLGAGDGRTMWRHILPNSLAPVIVVLTIALGSFIAAEATLSFLGIGLKAPTISWGIDIDAGRTHMRESAVPLVVPSTFLALTVLAFIMLGDAIRDAFDPKLR from the coding sequence ATGAGTGAACTCGAGAGCGTCACGGCGACGGAGCTGGGCGACGGGAACAGGGCCGGGTCGACCGACCCGGCGGCCCGGCCGCGCAGCCTGGCCGGCGACGCCTGGCGCGACCTGCGCCGCAACCCGATCTTCTGGATCTCCCTGGTACTGGTCCTGACGGTCACCGCGATGGCGGCCTTCCCCGGCCTGTTCACCGCGAACGACCCGCACGACTGCACGCTGGCCCGGCAGCACGCCGGCCCCGGCGGCGGTGCCCCGCTCGGGTACGACTTCCAGGGCTGCGACGTCTACGCCCGCGCCGTCTTCGGCGCCCGCGCGTCGCTGCTGGTCGGCGCCCTTTCCGCGCTGGTCACCGGGCTGATCGCGATCACCGTCGGGATGCTCGCCGGCTACTTCGGCCGGTGGGTCGACGCGACGCTGTCCCGGGTGGTCGACGTGGTACTCGGCATCCCGCTGCTGCTCGCCGCGATCGTGCTGCTCAAGCGGATCGGCAGCGACGACCCGAACGTCCGGATCATCGCGGTGATCTTCGTACTCGCCGTCCTCGGCTGGACCACCGCCGCCCGGGTGATCCGCTCCTCGGTGATCAGCGCCAAGCAGCAGGACTACGTGGCGGCGGCCCGGATGCTCGGCGCCGGCGACGGCCGGACCATGTGGCGACACATCCTGCCCAACTCGCTGGCCCCGGTGATCGTGGTGCTGACCATCGCGCTCGGCTCGTTCATCGCCGCCGAGGCGACACTGTCGTTCCTCGGCATCGGCCTGAAGGCCCCGACCATCTCCTGGGGCATCGACATCGACGCCGGCCGGACGCACATGCGGGAGTCGGCGGTACCGCTCGTGGTGCCGTCCACCTTCCTGGCGCTGACCGTACTGGCCTTCATCATGCTCGGCGACGCGATCCGCGACGCCTTCGACCCGAAGCTGCGGTGA
- a CDS encoding ABC transporter ATP-binding protein: MSDQSNRRGAVASAPAGTDGGHLLEVRDLFVEFHTRDGVAKVINGVSYHLDAGETLAVLGESGSGKSVTAQAIMGILDMPPAVIPAGQIFYRGTDLLKLGEEERRKVRGKQISMIFQDALSALNPVFPVGWQIGETLRLREGMSRAQARRRAIELMELVKIPGARQRIGDYPHQFSGGMRQRVMIAMSLAQDPAVLIADEPTTALDVTVQAQIMDLLGELRRDLNMAMILITHDLGVVADVADRIAVMYAGRIIEHADVHSLYEAPAHPYTKGLLESIPRLDLKGQRLTTIRGLPPNLMRIPSGCPFHPRCPYARQECVDVVPAVRSPGNGRTSACHFAQEVLDGRV; the protein is encoded by the coding sequence ATGAGCGACCAGTCCAACCGGCGCGGCGCCGTCGCGTCGGCGCCGGCCGGCACCGACGGCGGGCACCTGCTGGAGGTACGGGACCTCTTCGTCGAGTTCCACACCCGGGACGGCGTGGCGAAGGTGATCAACGGTGTCTCGTACCACCTGGACGCCGGGGAGACCCTGGCGGTGCTGGGCGAGTCGGGCTCCGGCAAGTCGGTGACCGCCCAGGCGATCATGGGCATCCTGGACATGCCGCCGGCGGTCATCCCCGCCGGGCAGATCTTCTACCGGGGCACCGACCTGCTGAAGCTCGGCGAGGAGGAGCGCCGGAAGGTACGCGGCAAGCAGATCTCGATGATCTTCCAGGACGCGCTCTCGGCGCTGAACCCGGTCTTCCCGGTCGGCTGGCAGATCGGCGAGACGCTCCGGCTGCGCGAGGGGATGTCCCGGGCCCAGGCCAGGCGCCGGGCGATCGAGCTGATGGAACTGGTCAAGATCCCCGGCGCCCGGCAGCGGATCGGCGACTACCCACACCAGTTCTCCGGCGGCATGCGGCAACGGGTCATGATCGCCATGTCCCTGGCGCAGGACCCGGCGGTGCTGATCGCCGACGAGCCGACCACCGCGCTGGACGTGACGGTGCAGGCCCAGATCATGGACCTGCTCGGCGAGCTGCGCCGGGACCTGAACATGGCGATGATCCTGATCACCCACGACCTCGGGGTCGTCGCCGACGTGGCCGACCGGATCGCCGTGATGTACGCCGGCCGGATCATCGAGCACGCCGACGTGCACTCGCTGTACGAGGCACCGGCACACCCGTACACCAAGGGGCTGCTGGAGTCGATTCCCCGGCTCGACCTCAAGGGCCAGCGGCTGACCACCATCAGGGGCCTGCCGCCCAACCTGATGCGCATCCCCAGCGGCTGCCCGTTCCACCCCCGCTGCCCGTACGCCCGGCAGGAGTGCGTCGACGTCGTGCCGGCAGTCCGGTCGCCCGGCAACGGCCGGACCAGCGCCTGCCACTTCGCCCAGGAGGTCCTCGATGGCCGCGTCTGA
- a CDS encoding dipeptide ABC transporter ATP-binding protein: MAASDNNPPSQPVNPQGRPVKPRGETVLRVENVVKHFPITQGIVFKRQIGAVKAVDGVSFELGRGETLGIVGESGCGKSTLAKLLMRLETPTSGRAVLDGRDMFKLSGAELRRMRRNVQMVMQDPYTSLNPRMTVGDIIGEPFDIHPDAAPRGSRRQRVQELLDLVGLNPEHVNRYPHQFSGGQRQRIGIARALALKPEIIVCDEPVSALDVSIQAQVINLLESLQDELGLSYIFIAHDLSVVRHIADRVAVMYLGKIVEIGTEEEIYERPTHPYTQALLSAVPVPDPKARSHREVIRLDGDVPSPANPPSGCRFRTRCWKAQDICATQEPQLVLRAVEPHPSACHFADVSERKMA; encoded by the coding sequence ATGGCCGCGTCTGACAACAACCCGCCGAGCCAGCCGGTCAACCCGCAGGGTCGGCCGGTCAAGCCACGCGGCGAGACGGTGCTGCGGGTCGAGAACGTCGTCAAGCACTTCCCGATCACCCAGGGCATCGTCTTCAAGCGCCAGATCGGCGCCGTGAAGGCGGTCGACGGGGTCAGCTTCGAACTCGGCCGGGGCGAGACGCTCGGCATCGTCGGCGAGTCCGGCTGCGGCAAGTCGACCCTGGCCAAGCTGCTGATGCGGCTGGAGACGCCGACCAGCGGCCGGGCCGTGCTGGATGGCCGGGACATGTTCAAGCTCTCCGGCGCCGAGCTGCGCCGGATGCGCCGGAACGTGCAGATGGTCATGCAGGACCCGTACACCTCGCTGAACCCGCGGATGACCGTCGGCGACATCATCGGCGAGCCGTTCGACATCCACCCGGACGCGGCACCGCGCGGCAGCCGGCGGCAGCGGGTGCAGGAGTTGCTGGACCTGGTCGGGCTGAACCCGGAGCACGTCAACCGCTATCCGCACCAGTTCTCCGGCGGCCAGCGGCAGCGGATCGGGATCGCCCGCGCGCTGGCCCTCAAGCCGGAGATCATCGTCTGCGACGAGCCGGTCTCGGCGCTGGACGTCTCGATCCAGGCCCAGGTGATCAACCTGCTGGAGAGCCTCCAGGACGAACTCGGGCTCTCCTACATCTTCATCGCGCACGACCTGTCGGTGGTCCGGCACATCGCCGACCGGGTCGCGGTGATGTACCTCGGCAAGATCGTGGAGATCGGTACCGAGGAGGAGATCTACGAGCGGCCGACGCATCCGTACACCCAGGCGCTGCTCTCGGCGGTGCCGGTGCCGGACCCGAAGGCCCGGTCACACCGTGAGGTGATCCGACTCGACGGTGACGTGCCGTCGCCGGCCAACCCGCCGTCAGGCTGCCGGTTCCGCACCCGGTGCTGGAAGGCGCAGGACATCTGCGCCACCCAGGAGCCACAGCTCGTGCTTCGGGCCGTCGAGCCGCACCCGTCAGCCTGCCACTTCGCCGACGTCAGTGAACGGAAAATGGCATAA
- a CDS encoding N-acetylmuramoyl-L-alanine amidase yields MAILWLADVLRQAGVAVVEEGNWQARGVSGAFAPIGVLWHHTAARSSAANPAPALGICINGRADLPGPLCHALVDYHGTFHLISANRANHAGAARASGPIPAGDGNTMLIGWEIDYAGDQPTGADQAMTSAQYSACVAATAAVLRKLGRDASYARGHRETSTTGKIDPSFVDLNAMRADVGRNTTSNVAVYRGSNSTFYIRKLDGSGLLAQIPFGASGDLPAVGRYENSPYDNLAVYRPSDASFYIRPANGGTTIRIPFGNPGDLPAPGHYENSPYDNLAVYRPSDASFYIRPANGGTTIRIPFGQRGDIPAIGRYENTPYDNLAIYRPSDASFYIRPANGGTTIRIPFGASGDLPAPGYYEGLPYTNIAVYRPTTNTFHIRRANNTTQAVVFGDGSLGDRPAPGRFQ; encoded by the coding sequence ATGGCGATCCTGTGGTTGGCCGACGTGCTGCGCCAGGCCGGTGTAGCGGTCGTCGAGGAAGGCAACTGGCAGGCGCGCGGCGTCAGCGGCGCCTTCGCCCCGATCGGCGTGCTGTGGCACCACACAGCGGCTAGGTCGAGTGCCGCCAACCCGGCTCCGGCGCTCGGCATCTGCATCAACGGACGAGCCGACCTGCCGGGGCCGCTGTGCCACGCGTTGGTCGACTACCACGGCACCTTCCACCTCATATCGGCCAACCGTGCAAACCATGCCGGAGCTGCCAGGGCCAGCGGACCGATCCCCGCCGGCGATGGCAACACCATGTTGATCGGCTGGGAGATCGACTATGCCGGGGATCAACCGACCGGCGCCGACCAGGCCATGACCTCCGCGCAGTACTCGGCGTGCGTTGCCGCAACCGCTGCGGTGCTGCGCAAGCTGGGACGCGACGCCAGCTACGCCCGTGGACATCGCGAGACCAGCACCACCGGCAAGATCGATCCGTCCTTCGTCGACCTGAACGCCATGCGTGCGGACGTCGGCCGAAACACGACATCGAACGTGGCGGTGTATCGGGGTTCGAACAGTACCTTCTACATCCGCAAACTCGACGGCAGCGGGCTACTCGCCCAGATACCGTTCGGCGCCTCCGGAGACCTGCCCGCGGTCGGCCGCTACGAGAACAGCCCGTACGACAACCTCGCCGTCTACCGACCCTCCGACGCCTCCTTCTACATCCGCCCCGCCAACGGCGGCACCACCATCCGCATCCCGTTCGGCAACCCCGGAGACCTACCCGCACCCGGCCACTACGAGAACAGCCCGTACGACAACCTCGCCGTCTACCGACCCTCCGACGCCTCCTTCTACATCCGCCCCGCCAACGGCGGCACCACCATCCGCATCCCCTTCGGCCAACGCGGCGACATCCCCGCCATCGGCCGCTACGAGAACACCCCCTACGACAACCTCGCCATCTACCGACCCTCCGACGCCTCCTTCTACATCCGCCCCGCCAACGGCGGCACCACCATCCGCATCCCCTTCGGCGCCTCCGGCGACCTACCCGCACCCGGCTACTACGAGGGCCTGCCCTACACCAACATCGCCGTCTACCGACCCACCACCAACACCTTCCACATCCGCAGAGCCAACAACACCACCCAGGCCGTCGTCTTCGGCGACGGCAGCCTCGGCGACCGACCCGCCCCCGGCAGATTCCAATAG
- a CDS encoding M23 family metallopeptidase: MALAATVLAPGVAAGAVPDGAGPAVLAGPDFRAPWPCGQVRDYYHHASEVSNAIDFNIAGSADLGTPALASAPGTVTSARANGGYGNEVVVDHGGGWSSRVAHLNAFSVAVGQVVTTGQELGKVGSTGNSSGPHLHYEQINGGTRVPIVIDSVALLYDGTTRQHTSRNCGGGQTSNIAVYRGSTATFHIRKLDGSGLLAQIPFGASGDLPAVGRYENSPYDNLAVYRPSDASFYIRPANGGTTIRIPFGNPGDLPAPGHYENSPYDNLAVYRPSDASFYIRPANGGTTIRIPFGQRGDIPAIGRYENTPYDNLAIYRPSDASFYIRPANGGTTIRIPFGASGDLPAPGYYEGLPYTNIAVYRPTTNTFHIRRANNTTQAVVFGDGSLGDRPAPGKFQ, encoded by the coding sequence GTGGCACTTGCGGCAACCGTGCTGGCACCCGGCGTGGCAGCCGGTGCCGTACCGGACGGAGCCGGTCCCGCCGTGCTGGCAGGCCCGGACTTCCGGGCACCCTGGCCATGCGGCCAGGTGCGCGACTACTACCACCACGCCAGCGAGGTGAGCAACGCCATCGACTTCAACATCGCGGGCTCAGCCGACCTCGGAACACCCGCGCTCGCCTCCGCGCCCGGCACGGTCACCTCCGCCAGGGCGAACGGCGGCTACGGCAACGAAGTCGTCGTCGACCACGGCGGCGGGTGGAGCAGCAGAGTGGCCCACCTGAACGCGTTCTCGGTCGCGGTCGGCCAGGTGGTCACGACCGGGCAGGAGTTGGGCAAGGTCGGCTCGACAGGCAACTCCAGCGGACCTCATCTGCACTACGAACAGATCAACGGCGGAACGCGGGTACCGATCGTGATCGACTCCGTTGCCCTGCTCTACGACGGCACCACCCGCCAGCACACGAGCAGGAACTGCGGCGGCGGCCAGACGTCGAACATCGCGGTGTATCGGGGTTCGACCGCCACGTTCCACATCCGCAAACTCGACGGCAGCGGGCTACTCGCCCAGATACCGTTCGGCGCCTCCGGAGACCTGCCCGCGGTCGGCCGCTACGAGAACAGCCCGTACGACAACCTCGCCGTCTACCGACCCTCCGACGCCTCCTTCTACATCCGCCCCGCCAACGGCGGCACCACCATCCGCATCCCGTTCGGCAACCCCGGAGACCTACCCGCACCCGGCCACTACGAGAACAGCCCGTACGACAACCTCGCCGTCTACCGACCCTCCGACGCCTCCTTCTACATCCGCCCCGCCAACGGCGGCACCACCATCCGCATCCCCTTCGGCCAACGCGGCGACATCCCCGCCATCGGCCGCTACGAGAACACCCCCTACGACAACCTCGCCATCTACCGACCCTCCGACGCCTCCTTCTACATCCGCCCCGCCAACGGCGGCACCACCATCCGCATCCCCTTCGGCGCCTCCGGCGACCTACCCGCACCCGGCTACTACGAGGGCCTGCCCTACACCAACATCGCCGTCTACCGACCCACCACCAACACCTTCCACATCCGCAGAGCCAACAACACCACCCAGGCCGTCGTCTTCGGCGACGGCAGCCTCGGCGACCGACCCGCCCCCGGCAAGTTCCAGTAG
- a CDS encoding phosphopantetheine-binding protein, which translates to MDAARPSGRQTLPRTAQTVTAPDQELRLVLLGVRGAGWARPTLHRLWSDQPGLTEVPVDASFLSLGGHSLTGVELVNRIRQALGVEVQVADLFRAPTIRAMAGHLTTTGTTAAIDIGNGSDAAALAPADTAPATSFQRRGWRVHHANPHPEVYNVAHRIRIDGDLDPAALRRALGGLVDRHTALRTRLVLRDGELVQEILADLPVRLPVTDLSAEPDGGSGWGRAAAVLRVRVPRDVVG; encoded by the coding sequence ATGGACGCCGCCCGGCCGAGCGGTCGGCAGACCCTACCCCGAACAGCACAGACGGTCACGGCACCAGACCAGGAGCTGCGGTTGGTGCTGCTCGGGGTACGTGGCGCCGGGTGGGCCAGGCCCACCCTGCACCGGCTCTGGTCCGACCAGCCTGGGCTGACCGAGGTGCCGGTCGACGCCTCATTTCTCTCGCTTGGCGGGCACTCGCTCACCGGCGTCGAACTGGTCAACCGAATCCGGCAGGCGCTCGGCGTCGAGGTGCAGGTCGCCGACCTGTTCCGCGCGCCGACGATTCGGGCGATGGCCGGACACCTCACCACCACCGGCACCACCGCCGCCATCGACATCGGCAATGGCAGTGACGCCGCAGCCCTGGCCCCGGCGGACACCGCTCCGGCGACCAGCTTCCAGCGGCGGGGGTGGCGCGTGCATCACGCCAACCCGCATCCGGAGGTCTACAACGTTGCCCACCGGATCCGGATCGACGGTGACCTCGATCCTGCCGCGCTGAGGCGGGCCCTCGGCGGGCTGGTCGACCGACACACCGCGCTCCGCACCCGGCTGGTCCTCCGGGACGGCGAACTGGTCCAGGAGATCCTCGCCGACCTACCCGTGCGGCTCCCGGTCACCGACCTCAGCGCCGAGCCCGACGGCGGAAGCGGCTGGGGCCGGGCGGCGGCGGTCCTCCGGGTCCGTGTACCGCGCGATGTTGTCGGCTAG
- a CDS encoding transposase, which produces MTGLPTDRLADLIGRVREIVGDEWEKPAVGRPHVLPLATTVIAVLFGLRHNLPDEVLAEVFGCSQATITRYHQILRPILRGVTRPEVDQRLAQTRREGVLVDGFLAPVGEREDYHGLFSGKKHLSGQNVQVIANLDGHVADVGEPVNGARHDAAAFHISGIAQRWADHLTAGGPGMIGDCGYQGTGPITPHKKPPGGELTAKQKASM; this is translated from the coding sequence ATGACAGGACTCCCGACCGACCGGCTTGCTGACCTGATCGGCCGGGTTCGCGAGATCGTGGGCGATGAGTGGGAAAAGCCGGCGGTCGGTCGTCCGCACGTGTTGCCGCTGGCCACGACGGTGATCGCGGTGCTGTTCGGGCTGCGGCACAACCTGCCCGACGAGGTCCTCGCCGAGGTGTTCGGCTGTTCGCAGGCCACGATCACCCGCTATCACCAGATCCTGCGGCCGATCCTGCGCGGGGTCACCCGTCCCGAGGTCGACCAGCGCTTGGCGCAGACCCGCCGTGAGGGTGTGCTCGTCGACGGGTTCCTCGCCCCGGTCGGCGAACGCGAGGACTACCACGGCCTCTTCTCCGGCAAGAAGCACCTGTCAGGGCAGAACGTGCAGGTCATCGCCAACCTCGACGGCCACGTCGCCGACGTCGGTGAGCCCGTCAACGGCGCCCGCCACGACGCGGCCGCGTTCCACATCTCCGGCATCGCGCAACGCTGGGCAGACCACCTGACCGCCGGCGGCCCGGGCATGATCGGCGACTGTGGCTACCAGGGCACCGGCCCGATCACCCCACACAAGAAACCACCCGGCGGCGAACTGACCGCCAAGCAGAAGGCGTCGATGTAA
- the purH gene encoding bifunctional phosphoribosylaminoimidazolecarboxamide formyltransferase/IMP cyclohydrolase gives MTEPVSPARIVVLVSGSGSNFQALLDAAADPAYGARVVAVGADRDGIAGLDRAAAAGVPTFVAPVRAYPTREDWDRALTAHVAEHRPDLVVSAGFLKLVGPHFLAAFGDRYVNTHNSLLPAFPGMHGPRDALGYGVKLAGATLFFVDAGVDTGPIVAQVAVPVLDDDDEETLTERIKVAERRQLVTQVGRLLREGWTITGRKVTIGVSDTSSGVDGRRPIRRALVSVYDKTGLVELARALHDAGVEIVSTGSTAATVEGAGIPVIPVESLTGFPEVLDGRVKTLHPKVHAGLLADLRRQRHAAQLGELGIAPFDLLVSNLYPFAETVASGADFDGCVEQIDIGGPAMVRAAAKNHASVAVVTSVSSYPSVLAALADGGFSAGQRRQLAARAFADIAEYDVAVANWFATRTGSEEQEWPAFAGQVLTAPSPLRYGENPHQAAVLYVDPASPAGLAQAEQLHGKEMSYNNYVDADAAWRAVNDFPGQPAVAIIKHANPCGIAIGVDVAQAYRRAHACDPVSAFGGVIAVNRPVSVEMAQQVAEVFTEVLVAPDFEPGAVDVLSGKKNIRLLRAPAWAPYPAEWRPVSGGVLMQLADRVDAPGDDPAGWRLATGEPADEATLADLAFAWRAVRAVKSNAILLAADGATVGVGMGQVNRVDSAHLAVSRAGADRARGAVAASDAFFPFPDGLQVLVDAGVRAVVQPGGSLRDEEVVAAASAAGITMYLTGTRHFFH, from the coding sequence GTGACTGAGCCCGTGTCGCCAGCCCGCATCGTCGTCCTCGTCTCCGGCTCCGGGAGCAATTTCCAGGCCCTGCTGGACGCGGCTGCGGACCCGGCGTACGGCGCCCGGGTTGTCGCCGTCGGCGCCGACCGGGACGGCATCGCCGGCCTCGACCGGGCCGCCGCGGCCGGGGTGCCCACCTTCGTCGCCCCGGTCCGGGCGTACCCGACCCGCGAGGACTGGGACCGGGCGCTCACCGCGCACGTCGCCGAACACCGGCCCGACCTGGTCGTCTCGGCCGGCTTCCTCAAGCTGGTCGGCCCGCACTTCCTGGCGGCGTTCGGCGACCGCTACGTCAACACGCACAACTCGCTGCTGCCCGCCTTTCCCGGCATGCACGGCCCGCGCGACGCCCTCGGCTACGGAGTCAAACTCGCCGGGGCCACGCTCTTCTTCGTCGACGCCGGTGTCGACACCGGGCCGATCGTCGCCCAGGTGGCGGTGCCGGTACTCGACGACGACGACGAGGAGACCCTCACCGAGCGGATCAAGGTGGCCGAGCGGCGGCAGCTCGTCACGCAGGTCGGCCGGCTGCTCCGGGAGGGTTGGACGATCACTGGAAGGAAGGTCACGATCGGAGTGAGCGACACGAGTTCGGGCGTGGACGGCCGGCGGCCGATCCGGCGCGCGCTGGTAAGCGTCTACGACAAGACCGGGCTTGTCGAGTTGGCCCGGGCGCTGCACGACGCCGGGGTCGAGATCGTCTCCACCGGGAGCACGGCGGCGACCGTCGAGGGGGCCGGCATCCCGGTCATCCCGGTCGAGTCGCTGACCGGCTTCCCCGAGGTGCTGGACGGCCGGGTCAAGACGCTGCATCCGAAGGTGCACGCCGGGCTTCTCGCCGACCTGCGGCGCCAGCGGCACGCGGCGCAGCTCGGCGAGCTGGGCATCGCCCCGTTCGACCTGCTGGTGTCGAACCTCTACCCGTTCGCCGAGACGGTCGCGTCCGGTGCGGACTTCGACGGGTGCGTCGAGCAGATCGACATCGGCGGGCCGGCGATGGTGCGGGCAGCCGCCAAGAACCACGCCTCGGTGGCGGTGGTGACGTCGGTGTCGTCGTACCCGTCGGTGCTGGCCGCGCTGGCCGACGGCGGATTCAGCGCCGGTCAGCGCCGGCAGCTCGCGGCCCGCGCCTTCGCCGACATCGCCGAGTACGACGTGGCGGTGGCGAACTGGTTCGCGACGCGTACCGGGTCGGAGGAGCAGGAGTGGCCGGCCTTCGCCGGTCAGGTGCTCACCGCCCCCAGTCCGCTGCGGTACGGCGAGAACCCGCACCAGGCGGCGGTGCTCTACGTCGACCCGGCGTCCCCGGCCGGGCTGGCCCAGGCGGAGCAGTTGCACGGCAAGGAGATGTCCTACAACAACTACGTGGACGCGGACGCGGCCTGGCGGGCGGTGAACGACTTCCCCGGGCAGCCGGCGGTGGCGATCATCAAGCACGCCAACCCGTGCGGCATCGCAATCGGTGTCGACGTGGCGCAGGCGTACCGCCGGGCACACGCCTGCGACCCGGTTTCCGCGTTCGGCGGGGTGATCGCGGTCAACCGGCCGGTCTCGGTCGAGATGGCCCAGCAGGTCGCCGAGGTCTTCACCGAGGTACTCGTGGCACCCGACTTCGAGCCGGGTGCGGTGGACGTGCTCTCCGGCAAGAAGAACATCCGGCTGCTGCGGGCGCCCGCCTGGGCTCCGTACCCGGCGGAGTGGCGTCCGGTCAGCGGCGGCGTGCTGATGCAGCTGGCCGACCGGGTGGACGCGCCCGGCGACGACCCGGCCGGCTGGCGGCTGGCCACCGGTGAGCCGGCGGACGAGGCGACGCTGGCCGACCTCGCCTTCGCCTGGCGGGCCGTCCGGGCGGTGAAGAGCAACGCGATCCTGCTCGCCGCCGACGGCGCGACGGTCGGGGTCGGGATGGGCCAGGTCAACCGGGTCGACTCGGCACACCTGGCGGTCTCCCGGGCCGGCGCCGACCGGGCCCGGGGCGCGGTAGCCGCCTCGGACGCCTTCTTCCCATTCCCGGACGGGCTCCAGGTGCTTGTCGACGCCGGGGTGCGGGCGGTCGTCCAGCCGGGCGGCTCGCTACGCGACGAGGAGGTCGTGGCGGCGGCCTCGGCGGCCGGCATCACCATGTATCTCACCGGTACCCGGCACTTCTTCCACTGA
- a CDS encoding CD225/dispanin family protein, which produces MQPGYPSHPPQQINNNMTMSIVAIFLFWPLAIPAIINASKVNPLLQQGNFAEAQAAAAESRKWSKLALIIGICLWVVSLICCVISFVISANSASNI; this is translated from the coding sequence ATGCAACCTGGTTACCCTTCACACCCGCCGCAACAGATCAACAACAACATGACGATGTCCATCGTCGCGATCTTCCTCTTCTGGCCGCTGGCCATTCCGGCCATCATCAACGCCTCGAAGGTCAACCCGCTGCTCCAGCAGGGCAACTTCGCCGAGGCACAGGCCGCCGCCGCCGAGTCCCGCAAGTGGTCGAAGCTGGCCCTGATCATCGGCATCTGCCTCTGGGTGGTCTCGCTGATCTGCTGCGTCATCAGCTTCGTCATCAGCGCCAACTCGGCGTCGAACATCTAG